In Halosegnis marinus, one genomic interval encodes:
- the paaI gene encoding hydroxyphenylacetyl-CoA thioesterase PaaI, with the protein MSGVDEETRSRIESDPYCAFLGITLASLAPGAARTRLTVAEKHLNFHGTPHGGAIYSLADAAFAAASNAGDRTAVALETNISYLEAVEVGETITATAAETHDGGRTAEYEIEVTDGADERIATFRGRVYRLD; encoded by the coding sequence ATGAGCGGCGTCGACGAGGAGACACGCAGTCGAATCGAGTCGGACCCGTACTGTGCGTTCTTAGGGATAACGCTCGCCTCCCTCGCGCCCGGCGCGGCACGGACGCGGCTCACCGTCGCCGAGAAGCACCTGAACTTCCACGGCACGCCCCACGGCGGGGCGATATACTCGCTCGCGGACGCCGCCTTCGCGGCCGCGTCGAACGCGGGCGACCGCACCGCCGTCGCGCTGGAGACCAACATCTCCTATCTCGAAGCCGTCGAGGTCGGGGAGACGATAACCGCGACGGCGGCCGAGACACACGACGGCGGCCGCACCGCGGAGTACGAGATCGAGGTGACGGACGGGGCCGACGAGCGGATAGCGACCTTCCGGGGCCGCGTCTACCGGCTCGACTGA
- a CDS encoding phosphoribosyltransferase, with amino-acid sequence MFEDRTDAGRRLAAVLDDHDVEADIVLAVPRGGLPVGRVVADALGVALDIVSARKLGAPGNPELAIGAVAADGTVWLNESLVAELGVTDAYVEERTRSEREVAAGKVERYRGDRPPLDLRGKRVVVVDDGVATGATTTACITQVRKAGAARVVLAVPVASPGAAERLAAEADEVVCVETPPHFGSVGQFYESFPQVSDDEARASLDAGE; translated from the coding sequence GTGTTCGAGGACAGAACCGACGCCGGCCGCCGGCTGGCCGCGGTGCTCGACGACCACGACGTCGAGGCGGATATCGTGCTCGCGGTGCCGCGCGGCGGGCTCCCGGTCGGCCGGGTCGTCGCGGACGCGCTCGGCGTCGCGCTCGACATCGTCTCGGCGCGTAAGCTCGGGGCTCCGGGCAACCCGGAGCTCGCCATCGGGGCGGTCGCGGCCGACGGCACCGTGTGGCTGAACGAGTCGCTCGTCGCCGAACTGGGCGTCACGGACGCGTACGTCGAGGAGCGGACCCGCAGCGAGCGGGAGGTCGCGGCGGGGAAGGTCGAACGCTACCGGGGCGACCGCCCGCCGCTCGACCTCCGCGGGAAGCGCGTGGTCGTCGTGGACGACGGCGTCGCGACGGGCGCGACGACGACGGCCTGCATCACACAGGTGCGAAAGGCGGGGGCCGCGCGCGTCGTCCTCGCCGTGCCCGTCGCCTCGCCGGGTGCGGCCGAACGGCTCGCCGCCGAGGCGGACGAGGTCGTCTGCGTCGAGACGCCGCCCCACTTCGGCTCCGTCGGGCAGTTCTACGAGTCCTTCCCGCAGGTGTCGGACGACGAAGCCCGGGCGTCCCTCGACGCGGGGGAGTAG
- a CDS encoding proteasome assembly chaperone family protein — MTREPSFEVVTADGTEPGSRLLVGTAGVGVAGLTAADHFVTHAETERLGHVRSRNLPDITPFTDGQPRHPIRLYGVPDADVTVLVSEVFFPVEVADPLADALFDWADERGIEETTVLHGAPFPHSETEHRVFHVATEAYRSRHFPEEEPDIGPLAGGFFDGVVGELLARSLDGDAPPAGVLVTPTHLPGPDFDAALRLLDALEPVYGIEVDESALRERAAETKQYYADLAERMAALQEGTSGGDGREYPGDRMYM, encoded by the coding sequence ATGACGCGAGAGCCCTCCTTCGAGGTGGTAACGGCGGACGGAACGGAGCCGGGGAGCCGGCTGCTCGTCGGGACGGCGGGCGTCGGCGTCGCGGGGCTGACGGCGGCGGACCACTTCGTCACGCACGCCGAGACGGAGCGACTGGGCCACGTCAGGAGCCGGAACCTCCCCGACATCACCCCGTTCACCGACGGGCAACCCCGGCACCCGATACGGCTCTACGGCGTGCCCGACGCCGACGTCACGGTGCTCGTGAGCGAGGTGTTCTTCCCCGTCGAGGTCGCGGACCCGCTCGCGGACGCCCTGTTCGACTGGGCGGACGAGCGCGGCATCGAGGAGACGACCGTGCTCCACGGCGCGCCGTTCCCCCACAGCGAGACGGAGCACCGCGTCTTCCACGTCGCTACCGAGGCGTACCGGAGCCGGCACTTCCCGGAGGAGGAGCCCGACATCGGCCCCCTTGCCGGGGGGTTCTTCGACGGCGTCGTCGGCGAACTGCTGGCCCGGAGCCTCGACGGCGACGCGCCGCCCGCCGGCGTGTTGGTCACGCCCACGCATCTCCCCGGCCCCGACTTCGACGCGGCGCTGCGGCTGCTCGACGCGCTCGAACCGGTGTACGGCATCGAGGTCGACGAGTCGGCGCTGCGGGAGCGGGCCGCCGAGACGAAACAGTACTACGCGGACCTCGCCGAACGGATGGCGGCGCTCCAGGAGGGGACGAGCGGCGGGGACGGCCGGGAGTACCCCGGCGACCGGATGTACATGTAG
- a CDS encoding universal stress protein has protein sequence MPVVLLAVDDAERAASQAAQLLDLFDGDRLTVWVLHVFGENAEGSSVSQVEAARRAEERLLDGGAEVTLRGESGDPADRIVAVADELDVDAVCVGGRDRSPTGKALFGSVAQSVMLRTERPVLFCRR, from the coding sequence ATGCCCGTCGTCCTCCTCGCCGTCGACGACGCCGAACGCGCGGCCTCGCAGGCGGCACAGCTGCTGGACCTGTTCGACGGCGACCGGCTGACCGTGTGGGTGCTCCACGTCTTCGGCGAGAACGCGGAGGGGAGTTCCGTGTCACAGGTCGAGGCGGCCCGGCGCGCCGAGGAGCGGCTCCTCGACGGCGGGGCCGAGGTGACGCTGCGCGGCGAGAGCGGCGACCCCGCGGACCGAATCGTGGCCGTCGCCGACGAACTCGACGTCGACGCCGTCTGTGTCGGGGGGCGCGACCGGTCGCCGACCGGCAAGGCGCTGTTCGGCAGCGTCGCCCAGTCGGTGATGCTGCGGACGGAGCGGCCGGTGCTGTTCTGCCGGCGGTAG